The window aagcAAATAATCTAAGTTCCTAATTTGATCTAAAGCAATCGAAGggaatctaaagtaatctaaggtagtctaaggtagtcttaatctaaagtagtctaatggtaatctaatctaattataaggtaatctaattatcctaagtttaaatatgtttttggttcttgcaacTGATTCCctagtatttcgataacagagctttgcacgaactattcaacaaaccaagtgtccaggccgactacggagaggcaggatccttttggttccaaaataattggagactgttcggaaaattcaacaaccaagtctgtgtataattgtctttcttagaaaccactaaatgcttgtgaatgagtttgataaaagcagtattgtctgataccagttccccggaagcggcgccaaaaactagcttccctcttgatatgaccaaaacggacgattttatttgtgcggtgtcgttaggtcgcaactcGTCAGAATCAGTCACCAAGAGGGGGGTActgatttaaatttatatttagcggggcctaaatcgtactactcctttttatgagtaagggaagtatgacctagggtcgtatttttaagatatcagtagaatcgaacatatatttaaagcttaagataattctaaggaggagtagtgattacctaattttgggtttttctaatttataagatagataaagtaaatgcaataaaattcgtaattcagataaggttaaaacaagtgcatactatgattttactagttattatgcctgaactatggaatgctggctcatgaataggtagggaccttgtattcattatactggtcctaaacgcccctgtcgtaagacatgtcactgggtaatgcgataggcttgaagattctgaatatacagcaacgtcccttacccccgacgcccgtgcagtctgactacaggcatacacgttcagacggctcatccaattgagcgactcggttgggtgacgtattaacattccacaacggTCTAAactttaagcataatagaatacagggtttaccgtatccgagagatgtgatgtgtttcaatgctttcgttaatgattgggtttaaaagatagttaggcccttaaaaagagttcaaccataaagaacatcatggccaagtcgggttgacttccatgaacacgttcggttatcctaacggtccaatcctttatgtgttcaaacaaacagttccttaattaaccaagaatccctcaagcggggtgcaatgcttgagaccgcgttatggtgaagtgtactaatcagcactgaccaggttccatggccttacttagcagaggtacagcttacaacaaccgttgtgcttcagcatgcacgtacgaagtttatatgcttggtgacttcactagcatggtctgggaccgacaatgtacttagGGTCTAGTTAGATCAGTCGATCttgcgttgtatccgatagacttctcttaccaagggatgacacagatagtgtactctgaattggggttcgcgactttccaataacagagctaataactacgttctattagttggaaaaacgattgagtttaaagcataattgaaaagcatttcgacaacatacacaaaccataatattatttcggcattataaccgaTTACATCATagaatacactaaagataactactcgctaatcatggcaacaacatcacaaaacataatgatagaagacattatataaagataaaggatagaagtaccagtagattaaacgagttctgaatactaAAGTgaaaacttcaaactccagaccgctcctaatacaatcttcgacgttcttctccgggtactagattttctgcacggagtcgaagaccttgaaagtaagactaatattgtacaagagagagaaagaagtgaattgaagtgtgtgttgtaatgaatgacaaagaccctttaaataagcttgatttttccctgcaaacggctggcagaccATTTGGCAAAACGTTtgccaggccgtttgcaggggccatttgccAGGACAGCCCGTTTACCATGCCCATTTGCCTtgggcgtatggcaggccgtttgccatactggaaaGCCATTTGGCggcccgtttggcttgctgattcgctggatcgtaacttgatttcttgtctttcagcgttttcgctctagaatcttcgttttagctccgattctcttgattctttttacaccgtcttcgtaatcacctgtttttcaattttaaccgacgaagcaGGTATTTTagtgataaagtttggaactttattgttttgggGCCTTAATCccgaggtaaaaacgtgactttttagccgatatcacttgTATTTAATGAAAATTCGACCGAAAGTATTCAAAAATTAAATGATTAAAAGTAATAAATAACTATTTATTACTCTAGTAAAAGATAACTTTTATGGGACATTGCAAAAATTAAGGTGGACAATTGAAATGAAACGGATAAACTAATTCGAATCAAAAAATCACACACAAACACAGACacgcatacacacacacacacacacacacaaacacacacacatagtgTTTTAattaagagggaaacacttttttggcgAGAAGTGGAAGGAactaatttttttttcgtttttttgaatttgtttttttcaaacattaagaccacatgaaaatatgaacatttaaaaaaaaaaaactttgtaataaatgttattattttggctgaAAAATGCTCGAAAAAAGAATTGATAACATGCATCATATGTAATGTTTTAATTAAAGTATTTTTTTAAGGGGTAAGAAattggggtttagaaattaggattcACAAatcagggtttagaaattagggttttaatagggttcagggtttagattgaatttaaaACACGAAGGGTttgaggtttagggttttgggtttatggactaaacccaaaacactaaaccctaaactttaaatcgggCTATATTTTGAAAAAACAAACTTCACACAATATGAAAATAAAACGACGAAAATAAACTCTAGTTAAtacattactcatgatgaatgttatcatttatttctttaaacgtttttccgccaaaataataacattcgtcacaaagtgtctttttaaatgttcatattttcatgtgatcttaatgtttgaaaaaataatttcaaaaaaaaacaaaaaataaaatccCCTCGAAAAAATGCTTCCCTCTCGAAAAtaatttcatgtgatcttaatgtttgaaaaaataTTTTCATGTGACCATATATGATGACCAACAAGTTCATTTCCCGCATTTGCATAACCCGCACCCAACGGCTGTCGAGGAGGAAACTCGGCCCATTCGGAGGGCATATACAGTAAACCTCCCTCCCACACTGACCCCGCAAAACGATGTGCGGAGGGCATATCCAAGTTCGATCAACTCCCTCCTAGGATTACCTATCATAGAAAATGAGAACCAGTTGCCTAGGACAATCCTCAGGTCTGGTAGGGTACTCCCATCTTGAGCAAAAAATAGAGAGAGCTATAAGACCAGATGCCAACAACTTATGAAACTTAATAGGACTCGAGcctcaatatatatccatcctagAGCTCCTACAACCCTCTCCTAAGACTAGGAAGAAGTTCTTTTCTTGGCCGATGTCCAGATACCTGTAGAAAGCACCCCTACTAACCTAGAGAATGTGGTAGGAATTCACACAGCACTGATGGCAATATCCTTCTCAAATGATGACCTACCCAATGGTAAGCTATCTCCCCATATCAGAGCCCTGATCTCTTCTTATTGGCAATCGTTATATCTCTCGAGTTCAAACCCTCAACATCTGCCTATTTAGGGTTGTGGAGAGCCCACTTGATCTTTTTGTGGCTTTGACGAAGTTCTAACAGCTCGTAATCGAGTTAAATGGTTTCAAATCAAATATTGAACAACCTAATAGCAAAGCTAGCTAAAACTTTTTTGAAAAAATATAAACAATGGACAACTTAACATTATTCATATTATTGTTTCCGATATATGAGAATTTATGTtcgttgcatttttttttttttttgacaacgattgggatcacccgaggggggctAAACCACCCGTTGCAATCATCTTCCGTTTTGACTATGCCGattcagcgataataaccccgcctccatcgctgtccgggaggaaaccttgaaacggatccaagggcacggccaagtaaaaccccctcccctttaccccccccccccccccccccaaacgaTATGAGAAAGGTGCCATGAGCGGATACTTCATGGCAGTGATGAAATTgtatttttaatatgtagccaacgggggtcgaactcttgACCTCTCCTAAAGGAGGCAGGCCCCTAACCGTTGCGATCATCGCCCGTTCCTTAAATTATGCTATTATGTTAGTTTAGAGAGATTAAATTTATCTTTTTCAAAAGCTTAATTATAGCACTGTTAGATGATACAGTAAATTTTTTTGAGCTAATGAAGAGAACTTACGAATATATAAGTTAATTTGAACTACCTTATATGATAaactcatattcatattcatatatcttATGAAATGaagaatcatattattattattcttattataattatttattatttattatttatcatatcttttattatcTTATATAGTCTCCAATTTAAATTTAAGCTATTCTATCAAAATGCTTGTGAAAAATATAGAGTTCCAATTTTTAACCTTAACTACTAGTTTCACCATTAACTCTAGCTCTTCAACCAACTTATACAAACGTATGTCGTCCTACCATACATAATGAGAACTTATGAGAGCTTAATCTTATAATTTTTATAAGCTGCAAATCATAAGCATTGTTTGACATACACAAAAATGTAGAGTTTATAGGAAAAAAAAAAGCTCTAGAAAATTAAGCTCCTATAACAAGCTTTTAAGAAAAAGCAGAGCTTATGATGATATGATTACTAAAATaccatttattttattattttacatgttTTGTTTGAGTCCTTTTAAGTCAATTCGCAACTATAAGTTTTAACTCCATCtacttaccaaacacttataaaaaataatacggagtaacctCTAGCTTCCAGCTCCAACCATAAGCTTCAGCTCCAGCTCTAACCATAAGCTTTAGCTTTAGCTAGTTTCGTCCAAACATATCCTAAATTAATGAGTATTAAATGCATGATTAAATACAAGTTAGGATATATAAGGAAATTTCGAGTTATTTTAACGCATGTCACCTGAATATATGTTAGGAAAATCTAATTATAATTACATACATGATTACGTCGGCTTAAGTTATACTCGTAGTATCAACTTTACGTAATtttttattttactaggaaaacactcgCCCAGTGCCAAAAAGCCATCACATCCAACACCTCTCTATAAAAACCCTTTTCAACCAAACTCCTATTTCTCATTCATCCAATCATCCTCTCTCAATCatttaaaattaaaaatcaaatttaattatattcagttatttttcaaaattaaaataatataaaaatgcaAGGAAAAATTGAAGATTCAGTGTTGTCTCCTAGCTTCAGTTGTTACTCTTCCGTTACTATAACTATGTCCACAGCCATCGCCAAAGTAATCCATGAAGACGAAGATTTCGAATTTTCATTACCTTCAATTCATCACCAACATGTTTCGTCTAAGCTGATCGATTCACACTCCTTAACTCTGTTTCCAGTTTTCAACCGTGATCGTTCACTAAACGATAAAAGTAACGATTATGCTTCAATTACTACTCCGTTACAGAAACTGTTTATTGTCGAAAAAAAAGAAAAATGGGAATCGGAATCGTATTCGTATTCGTCCTCAGAAGCAGATGAATTAGAAACCGAAGCTTCTGGAACGTTCTGTGTGTGGAGTCCAAAGGTGTCTAAATGTAAGAAGAGTAATTCAACCGGATCATTATCCGGATCCAAAAAATGGTGGATCCGTTATTTACTTAGGCGAAGTAATAAACGAGAACAGAATCCGGTTGAGGGGGTTTCTAAAGTAGGCCGGCGGTTGAAGGTGCAAACTCCGGTTCATGAACTGTTTTATGTGCAAAGAAGAGCGGAAAATGAAGTCGGAAAGAGGAAATCATTTTTACCATATAGACGGAATCTGGTTGGGTTGTTTGGAAATGTTAACGGAATGGGGAGATTTCTTCCCTTTTGAAACAAATTTTATTTGGTTCTGTtgtaattttaaattttattttatttggtTCTATTGTTATTTCAGTTAATCGATAGGTCCAGTTAATTTTCTATTTTTAAAGGCAAAATAGAATATTTGTTATATAATTGGAAAAATCTACGACAACCGTTAAGATTGTCTTTAAGAgataatttgtgtaaaaaaaatagTAGTACATTTTGTTTGTTGACGGAAGTTATTTTTAGAATGTGTGTGATTATTTCAATTGTGTAGATAAAACATGCATGTCTTAATTGACAGTCCTTAGAGCACTCGGTGTTTGCTGTTCTTTTTTGCCGTCCCCCCTCACCGATGCCGGGATCGATTGTAGGTCGACACCGGGTCAGCGTCTATCTTGTCGTTGGTTGCCGAAGTCGTTTGAGAGACGGTGGATTAAATTTTtcgtttttgttttttcttttttttttaaaatattctaTTTTCTTATTGATCCACGCCACATTCGACTTTGAAATGGACACCGAATGACACcctactttaatcaattagaagaTTCATTTTCGACCCTGAAATGGGTACTAAAAATGAACACTGACACATCGTGCTCTTAGAATTGTCATTAGAAAACTTCTATAGAATTATAAATTTTTCTAATTTTCTATTTTCAGCTATTGTCACACTATTCATTCGCACAAAAGACTAATACATACGCACGAAGGTCACACGACTCACACACGAAGGAAGTTTTTCACAGACTTTTGTATATCAGCTGATGTTTTAGGGTCTTCACTCTAAATCAACCAAAAACTTAATTTTCGAAGGGAAAACCTAAACCCCCGCGATAGGAACTTGCGAAAACACTTCTAACACCAAAaaccactaaaaaaaaaaaaatactaacttTAAACGTATAAAAAAACTCAAACTTTTCAATAACCCAAATGAAAAACTTAATTATTTTGATTTACAAAATGTTTGATTCACAACCACAAGCTCTGATATCACTTTGTTTTGCACAAATGATTTTGGAAACAAACTTATATGGATCTAATGAGCGGAATTCACTGGAACAAGTTATTAGTCGAATAAACTTTTACCTTTGAGAttgaataatcaaacatattcaactaTGAATGGATTAGAACGATTCCTAAATTTGTTATTCGCATTGAGATAATTTGGGACGAAAAATTTAGAGAGAATTCAGCTAGGATTTTCATGGAATGTGTTACATTTAAATGAAACCCGTAACTGTTATTTATAGTCTATCAGCTCTCCTTCGTGCGAAAGTCAGACTTCCGTACGAAGGTCTCACACTTTATTGTGGAGGGTAGTTTAGTTATAATTTCACACCGACTTAACTCTATCGTTCGAAGGAGTTTGTCATTTGTACGAATCTGACTTTTGTGCAAATGACATGTTAGTTTAACTTTGGATTTAACATAAACGATCTCGTTATCTAAACAATCAACGattaaataaacatgcataaacataATCATTCAAGCAACGTAAACAAACAAATAACCAAAATGTTCAATATCCATTTACAATATTGTCCAAAACGAATGATAGACTCGATTATGAACTAGTGACATACATTATGCACTAACAAGAAGAAGTAAATCTCGGCTCAAGATTAGATAAATTCTGAAACCGATGAAagtgtatatttattatttttcattttcttttccgaAATATTAACATTGATCAATCAAATATGCCTATATGATCATTGTTACACAAAATTCTTTTGGTAAACACTCACTATGAGGTAACAAATGTGTAAACATTTGTATTAAAGAGATTGAGGTAGTAATTTCTAAGAAGCTTCCGTAGTAGACCTTTGGCTGCTCCTTAAAATTTTGGCATATTTCCACATGGGTTTATCCATTTCTTCAACTTTCTCATATCCCCACTATCTCCGTAACCTTTAATTAGTCTACCCTATTAATTAGATGTACAAAATGTTTTTGCTTTTACTTTTGATAGTGGCAAGATAAAAAACTAACAACCCTTTGAGCTATCTTTTTTATTTACTAAACGAGGCCAAGTTAACAAAGAAGTCACTATGTTCAAGACATAGAAATGTGACTTTAAATTTTTtcaatatatatctaaatataatacTACTACATATTTTCACTAAAAAGAATTTTCAAAACGATCGTAGCATATTGttcttgataggtcagatcatgttgagattagaagaaaagacaagttagaatgagattcggtaagtgtaaaggagactcggtatgagagagaatcaataagatttacatttcacagcttctagaactcagttacaatgcaatggctatctaattaggactacttaggttccttatatagccctcttctaagaaaccatcatttaagcttatttcacattaacactatacaacttcggggtcctaacaatctcccccttagtgttaattgtgaactttacaatataatcatatttaaaacaactaaaggaactttgttcctctgaagtgaactttggatttgaatcccttgagattctcatatcttcgtatgttcactcttgtctttagacgacttttcaatcttgtgagaacgtatttaacaatctcattatcttcagttgaatagcagttattgatgaatctccatctcaaatatttgaaagcatacatcaacgtcccgtctgagtatcttctgaaatctgagactctgatgaagatctttgtataatgagaattgacaaatgtaaatccatatggacagtcactcacttcaagtaaggacatatatcttagctcttcgattacttgatttggcgttttgattccgagctttttgtgtccagattctaaccccatctgaaaatcgtgaacagacatccatctcatctcgattacttgatttggcggtttgattccgagctttttgtgtccagattctaaccccatctgaaaatcgtgaacagacatccatctcatcgagtcaagaataaatctgtagactgccttcatcgcagttgcatgataaattgttgcagattcattcaagtcaaTCAAGTAATTGTAGATGTAAATAATgccgtccatcttcagtttatcaaaatctgcttcagagaactgataatcctcatcatccattcttgttattTGAAAcactggcatcttcactccatccttattaatcatcaaaaccttatttatgcttttgatctctgaattccgctgctcttgaagtttttcttcattcttcaatttaaatttgttgcgaacactcagataagctttgagatattccggattcttatgatatttccatgcacccagaacactcattgatgcagaaaggacgagatcagaatcaccatagattctatacgcttgttgttcaatgaatggtgaacgaagaatcatcttctcttcttcctcacttagttggaaatcagcatcacgctcaagaacaatctctgcagtttgaaatggaacattcagatcaggaggagtcgtagtatcttccttgccGTTAGAGAAAATATCCTtttcaaagtgtatcccaaattcatcaggtggagatgacaagttaacaaattgatgatcattgaattcattggcgacactcgacgaccccttcaaaatatcttcaatattatcaaagttttaattgtcctcttgagctgacttattctctacttgatcagctgaatctataatcataagcatccctgagtcaccctctctctgaccttccgattcatctagaaaactttcacactggaattcctcaatttcatcactttcaaaatcagatatatcaacaacatattgatccttatgttgactagatgcACCAGTTTCATAAGTTGATAtttgaaaaccactggaccgataaccactttgtctattctccccctcatgaagattttcgggatcgaaatcatcatgatcaggcatgtgaattggtctaggtgacttgcatggagataaaggatatactatccttgcttgctcaagataaatcatcatagtctcgcgaacttcatcaagatcagttcattttgcaaactcagcaagatatagttcctccacctcattgtcagagagatatcttaatccatatctattcgaaatccgagaaggtgacccagttggtgaaacaaaggTATAACCACGAACAATATcagcatcagcatcagcagcaactgttgaatgcgatgtcggtggaagtgtttaatttgccatgagggcaggtaaggatatacgtgcggtattattcttatatgtagggttgtacctactactagtcagattcgtgatatccccttctgatggatttTGGGCAATAACCAGAGTTGTcgtcggcgaagtttctttcgaagcatccacctccatgactttagtctaaTGGGACTCTgataaagtagtagaactacccgtcggtttagatcTCGCAGAGATATTCCTATCTCCAACTCCTGAAATCAttaatataccatgaggtggtacatctctttcagttaacgactcttcctccagaccctgagattcagaatccggaagagaagtggtttgaaccaatggatcactttcatgaaccaagggatcagtctgctggaagtctgataaatatcccgaaggattgtcatgttgactcgtttccatgggacgtggcagatctccctcatcaagataagcctaaCCTCAaggccctgttgtacgttgaggcacaggaggattttcagccgatacgcagggtgccttttcaagacttttcggctccccttcggccgttttggacttcaatgattgagtttcctcaatcgattgagtcaacgcagactttactgcagaggaagactttacttccttagatgccgaagcatcttgctgtgtaggatttattattaagtcttgtttagattggatgggcttattggtctttttaccatccgtgcgtttagctctcttgcctaccgaagcttgcgcttcatttagcatagggcttactgttattattggatgtgatacggagataggtgagggtgacctaatcggctctaggtcttggtccgtatcaccaatggttggagtaactgtttggcggacgataggtgtcaaagtcctagatctagttactcgttgggttggcggagtctgaatcatctcatcaagcataaatcgagttctcttaggagaatgttcaggagatgattcagttgttgaagaatcagtgtcactgctcacttcgagtgttgttgaaagggttggttcaatcctagatgatctaggttccctgatcctcacgggttgagcatggtgtgctaccctagaatgtttgaggttcaccctaagaggaggattagctggcccgggtggttgtactataggttcctctacaacctctggagcTGGAACCGCAGCGGGTTCAACTTGTGCTTGTTGTAcctggttcggaagaggtattcctacagcctcaaaatatgaaCATATTCGGGtgtcttggggtgcagctagccctacaagccaatttggaatcgacgcagtgaattgattgtcagataccatcggggtattcatcttcagctccccaaatcttttcatctgtaatccatgtgtatctggtacaaatatatttgcatttttgtaagcatttatagcatcatggataaagatacagaaaaacctttcacaagggatgtatgagccccttggcttatcaacttgagcttgaaccaaatcccatagtagctctgcatagtcaggagtctctactcttgtgaatgagtagaacagcCTCAACATTGGCACCGTCAAGCTAtctgatccactccttgtcatcaacaagcatctgttgatgattgagaagattacATACCACATTGAGTGTAGGTATTTCTTCttaaacttagccggtggaacattggtagctccaacataaccaagatcaaaaattgaagacatcatctgctgagtagcagggaaagcaggagcattttgaacaagaggaagctgaaatatcctcctgaaatcagcttttgtaatactcctcatcccttgaactcctcttagttcaaattcaaatcgagcttgtgtaccctctggatttgTAGCAGTAGGTTATGTAGCTTCTACAAACCTAATAGTTCTGttcagtagctccagatctgtcacaggcacactggcagttgagcttagagcaggccacaaTGTATGtctctcta of the Rutidosis leptorrhynchoides isolate AG116_Rl617_1_P2 chromosome 5, CSIRO_AGI_Rlap_v1, whole genome shotgun sequence genome contains:
- the LOC139848859 gene encoding uncharacterized protein, which codes for MSTAIAKVIHEDEDFEFSLPSIHHQHVSSKLIDSHSLTLFPVFNRDRSLNDKSNDYASITTPLQKLFIVEKKEKWESESYSYSSSEADELETEASGTFCVWSPKVSKCKKSNSTGSLSGSKKWWIRYLLRRSNKREQNPVEGVSKVGRRLKVQTPVHELFYVQRRAENEVGKRKSFLPYRRNLLIDRSS